Part of the Chanos chanos chromosome 5, fChaCha1.1, whole genome shotgun sequence genome, ATAAAATGGCTGTTTCCATAAaacaattgggtttttttgactTTAAGACAGGGCCGTTAACTCTCCTGTGGGTTCACTGCAGCGGGTTCAAACGTTTGGTCTGGGTGTGAGGACCTGCTCCCAGGCCAGTGCTCCTATCTGCTCTGACATGAACGCGtgcggttgggggggggggtggtcccCGACGCGGTCCACGCTGGTTCAGCTCCGACTCCCCATTTCAGTGCATCCGATACTGTTAAGTCTCACACTGAGAAATGTCGATATCAGATGTTAAATCTGTTTATCGATCTCTGGATTAAAATCTGTTAATTCCAAAGGGCCTTTCACGCTCGGATCGAAAGCCGAAGCGTAGGAGTAAACCCTGGAGAGGCATTATTAGTGTAAAACATCAGAGATGTTCTCCTTATGGCTACGCAAACGGGAACCTATTTCTGTACTTGCGGAGTTGGATTCTGAGGAGGCAACACAAAAGGTACGATAACCTTGCAGAAATCACGAGGAGAGGAAACTTGAACAACAATACGAAACGACAGAAACTTAAAAATCgccaaaaaaaataataaaatcatgaCACAATTAGCATTGTGCataatgagtgtgtgcttgtcaTGTTTGTTGAGATACAATGTGCCCTTCAAAAGAAATTAAACCCTAAAATCATATCCATCAtaacaatattaataaaaataaaaacaataatattaataatacaatacatacacagaaTAATGAAACTTTCATTGCCCAACATCATGAGTTTCTCActtgcatttaaaaatgtacatattaaaatggaaaaaaaaacaaacaaacaaacaaaaaaaaaaaacacggtgGGCTCAGACATCCCTCTGTAGAACTACTGCATCCATATAGatcaagatttaaaaaaaaataataaaataaaataaagtaaagaacgaaagaaagacagaaagaaagaaaaatcccGATGCAAAATGTGGCGTGAACAGAAACGAGGTGAGCAGCATGGTGCTGATGAGTACTCTGTGCTGTGGAGGGGAGCCCTGTCCCACCCCtttccaaatctctctctcagccccctTCAGTGTCCTGAGCCAGAGAGGAATCCTGGGAGGCAGGTGGAGTCCGTCAGCAGGCTCTTCCTGTGGCTCTGGGGCTGCTTCCTGTTGCCGCCAGCCATTTTGCACACGCCGGCATGGGCAGCCTTGCCATGAGTCCCGTGCTCAAAGGACATCCCAGGAGGCTGTGCGGCACGGCAAAGAGTTTCCAAGGTTGGGTGGTtggttgggtgggtgggtggttgggTAGGGGGGAGGCGGGGCCGGGGGCCGGGTTTGAAAGGCCGTGGAGGGAACGAGGATCAGAGTAATAAGGAGCGAAGGTGGGAAGAGTaccaaaaaaatttttttaaaaaaaaaggaaatttaaaaaaaaaaaaaaaaaaaacacaaaaaacaaaataaaaaaaaaaaaaaaaagaagaaatcacaCACTCATCGTCATGTTGGGTGAatactgaaaagagaaaaagggagaagggggaggaaggggggggagATAGTGAGATGAGAACTGATACACAACTGTGAAAactgcacacaaatacaagatGGATCTGTATTGCTTCCCCATATGCAGCGAAACGCATCATTTTGGGTCTTCAAAAGAATCGATATGGAGCGGGGACCGACCCAAAAAGGTCTGCTGGTCCCTAACACCGAAAAAGGAATTCCAGCACTCACTCTGGACCCCGCACTTGAATTTGGGCCTTTGGATCAGGATGAGGACTAAGTGAATACGTAAGaagtgctctgattggctgcagggAGGAGCCACTGTGAGTCAGGGTCAGGGGAGTGGAGGGCAGGTGTAGGGTCAGGCTCTACTTACACTTTCACTTTGGAATGGATTGAGGAAGTTGCCGCCCATCTCGCCGTCATCCCGTGGCGTGCCCGGTGGGTTGTTCATGCCTCCCATGTTGTTAGGGGAGTTCTGTGGAGTAAAAAAAAGGGGTTAGGCTTTACAAGTAACCAGATATTAAGACCTCTTCGCAATGCATGATGTTctacaagaagaaaaaaaaaactacaaaaaaaaaaaaatcagttggaaaaaaaaaaagtgttgaaataaattgtttctcctgtgtgtgagaaagagacaccgacataacacaaacaaacaaaaagtttacATATTCAACATGACACTTAGCAGATCACACCTCATTAAGACTTCTTACCcactccaaacaaaaaaaatatattaaaaaaaatctccagcATGTTGGAAACAAAATGACACTATGACACTGACCTTTGGCATCCCATCCATGTCACCAGAGcctagagtgagagagagagagagagagagagagagaagaaaaacaaaacagaataaatactGTCCATACAGCAATACTATCAGGACAAAGGTGTACTGAGGGCAGCAGGCCATGGCCAGTGGGGCAGAGCTTACCTAGTGATCCATTCATATGATGAGGTTCCATGGCACCCATGCCTCCCATTGGACCATCAGGACCAGGGCCCATGGGGAACTGTGGACCATAAAGAGAGACCTGACTCACAATAGACTCCTCATGCATCCAACACATGACCGCACTAAAACTTTCATGAACAGTCGTACGCATGGAACTTGCACTGAGGTGTACTTTATAATCACCAAACACTATTACAATAGAGTATATATTTGTGCACACCACCTCCTGCTGACTACTGAATTTTTGCTGAGAAGTCAGCGtacaagtcaaacacacactgaagcatATGATCTTTACAGTGCTGCAGTAATACTCACATTAGGTCTGTTACCTCCGGGGCCGATAGGGTTCATCATTGTGTAGATGTTTTCACTGGAGTTTGTGGAATCTATGGAGAGATAAAAAAGCAGTGAGAGTTTCAAAACCGGGCACTGAACTTGACTACACAAACTCATCCAAAATAATGAGAGTTTTAACTGGCAAATTTACACATGCCCGCTGCTTTCAAAGCAAGCGTCGATCAATAACGAACAGGACTGGATCTTATTAGGCACCTCAGACATCTATTCCTTTAATGTTTTATGACCACTCAAACtgcagcagagtgtgtgtgtgtctgtgtgtgtgagagagtgagagagagagagagagagagagcagcccTCCACTGTAAGTCTAAATCACTACCAGAGGCAAAGAGGCTGAATTAGGCTTACGTCATCCTCATATGGGGGAGGGAGCCAGATTAACTAGCTTCACTGCCTGTTTTCCATCCACAGTGCAACAAAGCTAATACAAGTAACCTTGTAGTGACATTGgcagtgagtgaatgtggagtggGGGTGGAAGCAGCTTAAACGGggcgactgtgtgtgttttttccttgttttgctATAAAGATGCATGGTTTCCAGCCATTAGCTGATTGTCAGGGAGAGGAacagatatttgtgtttgtgtgcgaagtgtgaaatgaaaagtaaCCGTAGAACACACCTCCTGGACTTGGCATGATGGGAGTTCCTGGTGGACCCCCTCCACCAGGCGGACCCTGAGGgaatgaaagaaacagacagacagacagacagccagccaGACAGCCAGCCAGAcagccagccacacacacacacacacacacacacacacacacacacccttcttaGACTTTAAAGGCTGCCACAACGCTTGAATCACCTCCAGAACTACCAGAGGAgcaatttttaaacaaagaaacgCAGACACTTTGAGCACAAGGGAGTCATTAAGACAGTTTGAGTAATGTGCACATATTTTACATTAAGAAAAGGCAACGCTGGGAGCAAAACACAGAGTTAATGGTTATAGCTCAAGTTAAAACCAATGTATTTAGAAATTTTAATATCTGCTTAGTTTTCATTTGGAAGATTGTAAATTCTGCAGGTTCTCAGTAAGGTAAGGAGAGGGAGTGAACAGAGAAGCCGGACAGCTCTGAAGACCGCTACTCACCACATAGTTGcctggagaagaggaggagtatGCTATCTGCAAacgcaaagagaaaaaattaagTGGGAATGATGGCCGTTATAATACAATCAAAAATTACAGATTTGATTATCTTATCATTTCAACATATAGCCCCAGTGACGGAGCACTGGTCATTGTGGCAGGGGGCATGATCTGGGCAGACTCACCGAGTTGGCATTTGGATTCGGCCAAGGACCTCGCCCCCCAGGAcccctgtgagagagagacacaaagacagagagagagagagagagagagagagagagagggagagggagatgggggTTAAGTGTGGTTCATTTAAAAACCACCATACACTCCAAAGTACCGGGCTAAAAGGCATCATGTACTCACATGTTCATGCCTGGCATTCCTGGGCCACCCAGAGAGTTAGGAGGAGGTCTCATACCACCATAATTCTACAGATGAGAGACATGAGATGATATGAAAGCAACAGCCAaaggaacaaagaaagagagagagagagattttccttATGTCCTGGGACCGTTAAGATGTACACTTGCGGAGGAAAGATAGTAACTCTCATAATGACTTCAGAGACAAGGTCCGGGATGGCCGTCGCACCTGCACACAACAGCTGCGGAGCACAGAAAGCCCCATTTGGCAGAACACCTCAGAGGAAACTCAGATCTGTGAGAATTCCACCGGGAGCCAGAATGGCTGGCCCACTTGTCTGGTTGCATGCACGTGCGGGTAAAGGATAAGTAGCATTGTGTTGCATGACCTGTCTAGTTGCCTGTATTTAGAGGGGGGCAGACAGTAGCACTCCTAGTCAGCCCCCTGgcactgactctcacatgaggCTTTGTTCAGCACCTTACACAATTTGTCAGACAGATGCTGCACCAGCTGCTGATTTGTAACCTGCCAAAATGACTAAGTCCAATGAGGACAGACAAAGGAGGAACTGGGGCCCTGTAGAGGTAAGAGCTGTGTTTCTGACACAGGTGAGTGGAGCGAGATGAGCACTCTAAAATGTTCTTGTCTATTGTTGGAACCCGGTAAAAGCAGACTAAAATAACATTAAGTATACACAGTGACTGAGGTGGTAGTGTTAGTCTGGGATgagaagcggggggggggggggggggggggggggggggggggtgactacCTGTGGGCCCATGCCACCCATCCCTCTCGGAGGATTCATTCTCATCGGTCCACCCATGTTGGGGTGTCCTAGGAAAGTAGATACAGAAATTAACCAACGGAGCATACACCCCACCTATGGCCACATTTGACATACATGTGAATCCATGAAAGTGTGGCAACGGTAACAAGGTGAGACTGGTTTTGCTGGGTACCTTGTGGTCTGGTAGGGTCAAGGCTGTTTGGCAGGAGTGGTTGTGACCCTGGAACTCCCACAGGAGGCTAGAGGAGGCAACAGAGCACTTAACTCAAGATGGGACGTCAAAATGACAACTACAAACGTGAAGAACGGAGTCTAAGCCAAAACAGGCACCACTGATGGAAGCTTACATCCACCTTACTTAATACATGGAGAAATATGCCTTATTCATCGGGCAGTAGGATGAATGTGTGAAAACCGTACACAGTGAGTTGAGTGAGGTTCGTAAGCATTACTGAGTCTGAAGGGGATCTATACCTGATTTGGCATGCGGAGCGATGGCCGGGGTCCACCTGGGTACCGTGGAGACATGAAAGGCTGCAGAAAGGGAGGGGATGGTTAATGTTGTTACTGTGTTAAGCAGTCTAATTCAGAGTTAGAGCAAACATTGCAAAGgtagcacaaaaaaacaaaacaaaacacaaaaccaaaaccaaaaaaagacaaaatgagtgACAGTAGCAAGCTCAGCTGGAGCAGGTGGAATGGGCAGACAGATGCATCGAGAGCAGGCGGGAATGTGGATGACATCAAGTCTGTGCACTGACATCTCTCCATCTGCCCATCAACTCACACTGAATCCCTGCTAACCACCACTCAGagtctggttctctgtctctctcacacacacacacactctctctctctctctctctctctctctcgcacacacacacacacacacacatactctctctctctctttctccttctctttctcatacacacatacacagtactAAGAAGAGGAGTGTAATATCAATCACTaagtggtgtgtgggtgtgggtgtgtgtgggtgcgtgtgtgggtgagcgtgtgtatgtttgtagaATATAAGCGAGCACATAAAAGGTTTTACAACTGACTTCCAAAAACCAGCCTGTGGAAAAGCACTCAAGGCACACTTTTATCGTGATCCAGTCAAAgtctggtcaaaaaaaaaaaaaaagagcgtgGCCACAACAGCCAGACATGTGCTATAACACGCCAGTACCTTCAGAGGAAAACCATTAGaggtgtttgactgtttgagaCAGAACATGACACTAAGCTGTGGTTGAGGATTTTGGCTAAGCACATTTCAAGCCTGTCAACTTCAAGGGCTTTGCAGGAACATGC contains:
- the LOC115811274 gene encoding single-stranded DNA-binding protein 3 isoform X5 — its product is MYAKGKGAVVPSDSQAREKLALYVYEYLLHVGAQKSAQTFLSEIRWEKNITLGEPPGFLHSWWCVFWDLYCAAPDRRETCEHSSEAKAFHDYPFMSPRYPGGPRPSLRMPNQPPVGVPGSQPLLPNSLDPTRPQGHPNMGGPMRMNPPRGMGGMGPQNYGGMRPPPNSLGGPGMPGMNMGPGGRGPWPNPNANSIAYSSSSPGNYVGPPGGGGPPGTPIMPSPGDSTNSSENIYTMMNPIGPGGNRPNFPMGPGPDGPMGGMGAMEPHHMNGSLGSGDMDGMPKNSPNNMGGMNNPPGTPRDDGEMGGNFLNPFQSESYSPNMTMSV
- the LOC115811274 gene encoding single-stranded DNA-binding protein 3 isoform X6 → MYAKGKGAVVPSDSQAREKLALYVYEYLLHVGAQKSAQTFLSEIRWEKNITLGEPPGFLHSWWCVFWDLYCAAPDRRETCEHSSEAKAFHDYPFMSPRYPGGPRPSLRMPNQPPVGVPGSQPLLPNSLDPTRPQGHPNMGGPMRMNPPRGMGGMGPQNYGGMRPPPNSLGGPGMPGMNMGPGGRGPWPNPNANSIAYSSSSPGNYVGPPGGGGPPGTPIMPSPGDSTNSSENIYTMMNPIGPGGNRPNFPMGPGPDGPMGGMGAMEPHHMNGSLGSGDMDGMPKYSPNMTMSV
- the LOC115811274 gene encoding single-stranded DNA-binding protein 3 isoform X4; protein product: MYAKGKGAVVPSDSQAREKLALYVYEYLLHVGAQKSAQTFLSEIRWEKNITLGEPPGFLHSWWCVFWDLYCAAPDRRETCEHSSEAKAFHDYSAAAAPSPVMGNMPPNDGMPGGPMPPGFFQPPVGVPGSQPLLPNSLDPTRPQGHPNMGGPMRMNPPRGMGGMGPQNYGGMRPPPNSLGGPGMPGMNMGPGGRGPWPNPNANSIAYSSSSPGNYVGPPGGGGPPGTPIMPSPGDSTNSSENIYTMMNPIGPGGNRPNFPMGPGPDGPMGGMGAMEPHHMNGSLGSGDMDGMPKNSPNNMGGMNNPPGTPRDDGEMGGNFLNPFQSESYSPNMTMSV
- the LOC115811274 gene encoding single-stranded DNA-binding protein 3 isoform X7; amino-acid sequence: MYAKGKGAVVPSDSQAREKLALYVYEYLLHVGAQKSAQTFLSEIRWEKNITLGEPPGFLHSWWCVFWDLYCAAPDRRETCEHSSEAKAFHDYSAAAAPSPVMGNMPPNDGMPGGPMPPGFFQPFMSPRYPGGPRPSLRMPNQPPVGVPGSQPLLPNSLDPTRPQGHPNMGGPMRMNPPRGMGGMGPQNYGGMRPPPNSLGGPGMPGMNMGPGGRGPWPNPNANSIAYSSSSPGNYVGPPGGGGPPGTPIMPSPGDSTNSSENIYTMMNPIGPGGNRPNFPMGPGPDGPMGGMGAMEPHHMNGSLGSGDMDGMPKYSPNMTMSV
- the LOC115811274 gene encoding single-stranded DNA-binding protein 3 isoform X2; the encoded protein is MYAKGKGAVVPSDSQAREKLALYVYEYLLHVGAQKSAQTFLSEIRWEKNITLGEPPGFLHSWWCVFWDLYCAAPDRRETCEHSSEAKAFHDYSAAAAPSPVMGNMPPNDGMPGGPMPPGFFQGPPGSQPSPHAQPPPHNPSNPMMGPHGQPPVGVPGSQPLLPNSLDPTRPQGHPNMGGPMRMNPPRGMGGMGPQNYGGMRPPPNSLGGPGMPGMNMGPGGRGPWPNPNANSIAYSSSSPGNYVGPPGGGGPPGTPIMPSPGDSTNSSENIYTMMNPIGPGGNRPNFPMGPGPDGPMGGMGAMEPHHMNGSLGSGDMDGMPKNSPNNMGGMNNPPGTPRDDGEMGGNFLNPFQSESYSPNMTMSV
- the LOC115811274 gene encoding single-stranded DNA-binding protein 3 isoform X1, with product MYAKGKGAVVPSDSQAREKLALYVYEYLLHVGAQKSAQTFLSEIRWEKNITLGEPPGFLHSWWCVFWDLYCAAPDRRETCEHSSEAKAFHDYSAAAAPSPVMGNMPPNDGMPGGPMPPGFFQGPPGSQPSPHAQPPPHNPSNPMMGPHGQPFMSPRYPGGPRPSLRMPNQPPVGVPGSQPLLPNSLDPTRPQGHPNMGGPMRMNPPRGMGGMGPQNYGGMRPPPNSLGGPGMPGMNMGPGGRGPWPNPNANSIAYSSSSPGNYVGPPGGGGPPGTPIMPSPGDSTNSSENIYTMMNPIGPGGNRPNFPMGPGPDGPMGGMGAMEPHHMNGSLGSGDMDGMPKNSPNNMGGMNNPPGTPRDDGEMGGNFLNPFQSESYSPNMTMSV
- the LOC115811274 gene encoding single-stranded DNA-binding protein 3 isoform X3 yields the protein MYAKGKGAVVPSDSQAREKLALYVYEYLLHVGAQKSAQTFLSEIRWEKNITLGEPPGFLHSWWCVFWDLYCAAPDRRETCEHSSEAKAFHDYSAAAAPSPVMGNMPPNDGMPGGPMPPGFFQPFMSPRYPGGPRPSLRMPNQPPVGVPGSQPLLPNSLDPTRPQGHPNMGGPMRMNPPRGMGGMGPQNYGGMRPPPNSLGGPGMPGMNMGPGGRGPWPNPNANSIAYSSSSPGNYVGPPGGGGPPGTPIMPSPGDSTNSSENIYTMMNPIGPGGNRPNFPMGPGPDGPMGGMGAMEPHHMNGSLGSGDMDGMPKNSPNNMGGMNNPPGTPRDDGEMGGNFLNPFQSESYSPNMTMSV